AATCATGACCGCCAAAGATGGGAAGTTCTTCGTGCTCCGTGTGCCTGTGATCATGGTGCTGTACGGGATGTCAATGGACCGGGGCAAGAACATATAGATGAGCTCGAACCTTGGCTTTATTTTCAAGCTCACGTTGCTGTTCAAAATCACCTTGCCCTTGAGGCTCGGCCTCCGAATCTGGGTGACGGTGGTCGtcgtgatgatgatggtgttcTAGAGCCGGTCAAGTTTGTGTCTCCGGATTGGCAGGCAAGGTAAGTTACCATGTAGGAATGTGGCACAAATGATATTCAGCCCCAGTCCAATGGACCCAATAATAAACATAAGTTTGGGGTTCTCGACATCTAATGCATGTAAGCCAAGGGACACGCCGGATTCGGCTAACATACGGTGCAACGTGATAAAGCGCTCAATTGATTGCAGGAAGATACTAATACCCAGCGCAAATAACAGACTTCCATTGAAGAATGCGCCCAGGATTTGAGCTCGTTGCCATCCAAACGAGAGCTCCTTAGGTGAATGCTCGGAGTTCGAAACCTGAGTATCATGGTTAGCATCGCTGGCGCATAATTGACCGCGTCAACGAGGTAACGGACCTTGAGAGCGACAAATGCAACAATGAACCCAACAAGATCATTTAGCTAGTCTAATTAGCAATGCCATACATTGTCTGACGCTCACGTACGTAGTGGAAGGCATCCGCCACCAAGGCCAAAGAGTGTGTGTAAAACCCAACTGTTGCAGGCTTAGCGAAATCCCATGTCAGGAAACCACACAAGTCGCGATATCGCGTCTGCCTACCTGAGATCTCTGTGAGAAAGAAGGCAGCCGAGATTCCAATGGCTGCTCCAAGCCGCTGAGACCGTGTTATACTGAAATGCATTGCCCTAAGTCGCGAAGCAGACGCAACGGAAAGAGAAAACCAAGCAGCGTCTGGGTGTTTCAACGCCGTTTTTGTCCAGAAAAGGGCCGTATTATGCTAAACGCCTTCTTTTTCAACATAAGCTCCGATCATTGATGTAAGGGGAATCTCTGCCTTGGCTGTGCAACACGGGGAATGTGGGGATGAAGTCAGGATAAATCACTCCGTAAAGGGGCCTGGGAATCTACAGGCATACCAAGCCAGGTACAGGAAACCACAAAGAGTCAAAATGAGGGCCCCCCAGCCTTGCTCCTGCATATAGCATGGTCTTGTTTACATCGCAAGCTGCAGTATATCATGCATGCTATAAGCATTTCTTTGTCTGGTGTTTGCTCTTGTCGGGAATATGCGTCGAAATAAGCCCGAATAGAGACGCAGCACTCCCAGAACTGCGTTAGGAGTCGAAAACATGGTACAATACTGGTTTCGAATCAGTATAGCGTTGGCTGCTTTTCAACCTTCCCACTGACCTGACGTGGGCATGTACAAAAAGGCCGAATCCTACGTTATGACCACGATGCCTCAGTAGCAGGGCCAACAGCTCCCGCATGGTACGCAGCCATCGAGGTCTGCTTAATATGCAGATATTCATCAATTAATGCGCATATCAATGATTATTATCCTTATGGTCTTCGCGAGAGGTCTGCGGAATCGGCATCCTCGCCTTGCCTAGAGATCTAAGCGATCTTGCATCCCCTACAGCTTCCGACATAAATGGCGCAACAGAGCTGGATGCGATATACAAAGAACCAGGACAGCAGATTCAAGTTGGGAAAAGCAACTCAGGTGTGTAATTGACGGTAAGTCCTTCAGATCTCTTTCCTATTTCGCAGGAACTAGGTCGCCGCTGGTCTCGTACTTTCTAGGGCTAGACGACTTTGGTGGTACGATCATGAAGATTTCGTGCTTCAAATATCAGTGTCAGATTCCCGAACGCCAACATAATGTGTATCATGCTATGCAATATCGGAACATATCGTCGTTATCATAAAATGGGCCAAAGATCAATATCACTTCCCAAGAATCACCCCGGCTCCCCTCAGCATCACGATCGTATCGCCCGTCTTGACTTTCCCACCTCCAAGAGTATCGGAGAACTCTAGGAAATCCCCGCTCTCCACATGAAAGATCCGTAACCGCGCCTCCTCTCCAACTCGGTTATTCAGATTTTCAACGCCTAATCGTCTCGCGGCATCGTCCAAGATTCTACCCACTTTCCACCGAGAATCAAACCAAAAATCGCCATTCGGCGGATCTGTCCCTTGCGTTTCTGAGGTCCCAACAACATGCAGATATATCCGCTTATCAGCAGGGACGCTCGCGTCGCCCTTGGCCGCTTTCTTCATAGCATTTACCGCGACCATTCGTGCAGCAGGACTATTCGCCTTTGGTTTTGGTCTCgccgcagcggcggcagctgctgctgcctgacTCTTATCCTTCCCCCACAATCGGACCTTTGCAAACATTGAGCGGACCGTTTCGTTTGGAGTGGCGGCACCGCCGGTGCCTGATCGCGGGGCAATCTTGGCGCAGTCATGCTCTTCTTTCAACCTGTGTCTTAAGCAGTATTCGCGCTTGCATTCCGGACATTTAACACCGGGATCCTTGAGCGTATTTATTAAAGTCTTGCACGAGACATGCGCGCACTGATCAGAGTTGTAAATAGTAGGTTTCTGCGTCGGCGTGCTGGTTGCGGATGCGGAACCGTCTCGACGGCGCGCCCATTCGCCTTCGTTTGGGCAGCGATGTGCAGTCTCAGTCCTGTGATCCAGACAGAACGTCCCTCGACAGGACATACATCTAAAGGGAAGGAAGTCGAGCTGGTTGCAGTACGAGTATTCGCAGTGGCGGCCTATGGATTCGAGATCTGCATCAGCTAGTTGAGTGAAAGACTCGGAAGCGCCGCTGCCTCGGCCGACGGATATAGGCGACATATTTGCGCAAAACGAGGGTAAGAGAAGGAAATAtcagagaaaggaaagggaggTGGATGATTATCCAACCTCCAGGATTCTAAAGAAGGtaaggaggaagatggtaaGGCGATTAGAAATGAGAATCAGAAGACGGTGCTGGAAGCTGCTGGCTATGCGGAGGCTGAGTCAGCGCCGCTGATTGTTGGGTACAAGATATATGCCAGGTATCAGCGCACTATATCTGGGTTCAGAATCAAAGTATATCCCAATAAAAGGATATATTATGAACTGTTGATTCATGACCTGCTAATGCTTTATGTATGGTGTCATCTTTTAAGATCGCATCGGCCGATCCAATTTGCGACTGGTTCGACTCTGAGCTAGCCAGTGAGCCAACCAAGACGCTACGACTGTCTCAATGAACTATGTCTGTTTACGACACACGCATCCGTAAGCTTCCTTAACTTACACTAATAAAATCCTAATAAAATCACATATTATACAGAAGGACTCGGCAGTCTGCTGTGTGTCAAGAGATGAAGTGGCCGTCATGCCTAAGTAGAATGAACTGATTAGGTTACATAGGCTTTGCCTGTAACCGGGCTTTGTTTCGTGTGCCATCTGCTTCGACGAGATGTATCAATCTTGGGCGCTATAGGCTACTAATTGCATGAATGAAGCCCAGAGTTGAGACCAGTGGTAACTAAGCCTAGGTATGCGCTTGGGACCGCTAAAATGGGCTGTCTCCCTGATGACCGGAGTTTTGCGCCAGAGCCCATTCTGATGCTAGTGAGATTGCCTCTTGTCGGAGCTATCACAGACGACAGAAGAATTGACGGCCGCTTGTGCTCCTCGTAGTAATTAACCTATTATTTGAATCGCGACTCAGTGGGGCGTCTCCAAATGACAAGAGTTGGATCTGGATTTCGAATCTGCGGATCCGCGGCAATGTGCGGGCCTGCGGGGGTTCAGAGCTGAGTTTTGCTGTTTTCTTAAAGATCAAGAGTAACTTCGTCACCACCTAAAAATAGCATCACACTGAGTCTGACTTTTCCCTTTTGTCCCCAGAAGCGACAATAAGGGGTATGGAGGATATCCTGAGAAAATGCTAACCGTAAGTGGAGGTGAGGCTATGTTGGAGCAGGGGTCTTTGAGGCACAGCTTGTGCCTGGTGGAGAACTACCGTACCTGACGCCATTGGGCAGCTTATATAAAGCACCTGGGCAGGTCTGACGTTACGACGACCGCGAAGCGCTTCTGTCGAAATTACGAACTTGGTCGACCTCAGAATTGGATAAATATCATTTTTACGATAGCTTACCATCTAGTGCAGTCGCCTGTCTTGGGTCCATCGGTTACGGTGACCTACCTGTGACCTCCTTCCTCGACCTGCGACTTCTCTGCCGCACACCCCACCCTCAGTTATTCGCAGCTATCAGATCAACGTCCgcccttctccctccgcaTAGATTCTAGAAATTCCGTCCTCAATTGTCATATTCTTAGGAttcattattattattgctATTCCTAACGAGCGATCGGCTAAGTCTTGTTCACTATGAAGCTCTCGACGGCGCTCGTTCTCGGCGCGACCGCCACTGGTGCCTGGTCGTACGCGATTCCACAGCTAGAGCAAGAGGTGCTGGAGCTCCCAGAAACTCACTACGAGCAGCAAGAGAAGTATCTCATTGAGTTGTCACCATACCAGACGAGATGGGTaacggaggaggagaaatGGGCTCTGAAACTCGTATGGCGCACTGGAGTTCCCCGCTCTTTCGGCTGCTAACCGCTGGCTAGGACGGGGTGAATTTCATCGATATTACGGAGGATCGTAACTACGGACTATTTCCAACATTAGACGCTGGCAGCTACGTCAATTATCCGCAAAAGATGGGATATGTTGACACCGTTAAGGGGCTCATCGCGGGGTTATCGATGGACAATATGCGTAAGGACCTGGAGAACTTTACGTCCTTCCACACGAGATACTACAAATCGTCGTCCGGCGTGGAATCTGCTCAGTGGCTATATGATCAGGTGTCCAAGGTGGTCCGCGACTCGGGAGCCGACAAATTCGGCGCGACGGTTCAGAAATTCGATCATTCTTGGGGTCAGTTCAGTATCATCGCACGTATCCCTGGTCTGTCGAAAAAGACTGTTGTCCTGGGTGCTCACCAAGACAGCATCAACCTATTCCTTCCGTCTTTTCTAGGCGCTCCAGGCGCCGACGACGATGGTAGTGGGACCGTCACCATTCTGGAGGCTCTGCGTGGCTTGCTGAAATCTGATATCGTTGCACACGGCCAATCGCCAAACACAATCGAGTTCCATTGGTACTCTGCGGAAGAGGGTGGAATGCTCGGCTCGCAGGCCATTTTCTCCAagtacaagaagaaccaggCGGATGTCAAAGCCATGCTCCAGCAGGATATGACTGGTTATGTTCAAGGAACCAAACATGCTGGTCAGAAAGAGTCTATTGGAGTCATGACTGACTTTGTTGACCCCGCACTCACATCTTTCCTTAAGAATACCATCGTCACCGTAAGTACACTTCTTTTCGACTGTTGAATATTTGACTAATCCCGGTTACCAGTATTGCGCCATCCCCTTTGTTGAGACCAAGTGTGGATACGCCTGCTCTGACCACACCTCAGCAAGCAAGTACGGATACCCGTCTGCCATGGCGACGGAATCCACGATGGAAAACAGTAACAAGCATATCCACACCACTGACGACAAGATCAGCTATTTGAGCTTCGATCACATGCTGGAACATGCTAAGCTCACGCTCGGATTTGCATATgagcttgcttttgctgcgCTTTgagtctgatattgatgtcTTATGACCTTTTCCCTTTAGTATCATTAACGATGCTTGGTTGTATGAATGACCTATGAGATCCTCCCCATACAATTCCACGTCTTTGGGCCTCACCCTGTTGTTACCGTCGGCCCAATATCTTACAAACTGTATATTCAATGGAGTGCAGTAAGCCAAGCATTGGCCTGCCTTTGAACGGCTTCACGTTCATGCGTAAGAGAAGAGATGGCAATAGCTGGCATTCGCCATAGACTGCATCTAATGTTAGCTGGTCTTTACTACCTCCAGAAAGAGGACCGGGGTGAATGGAGCTGAAGACCAGAGTCGCAAGTTCAGTTTGAATGAACAATATATACATCCTCCAGTATACAGATTAGCCGCGAACGAGCACAGTTTATGTACAAAAGGAGATAGAACAGATCAGATCATAGCAGGAATAACAATGCTCTCGATCGTCCTTACCTTCCTACCCTCGCTCGAGCTCAGTCCGCTGTAGGTGGCGCCACCGGCCGAGGCAATGGTATCTCTAAACGTAGAATCGGCTTCAGCCAGGGTAATCACGGTATTGATGACTTTTGTTCGAAAGATGTACCGGTGCAATCTTCATTGCACTCAGTGCCAGTGCCGTATCTATAGAGTCATTAGCATTCATCTACCCACTCTTTTAAACTCTCGCAGCCACCCAGTCATGTAAGGCCCTGACGTATGCGAGTAAGCCGAGAGCACCTCGCCAGTCTCCGCATCCGTCCCATCCTGCACCCTGAAACAGCAGCCTTATGGAGTCTCCGCCGGCTTTTTCCCCACCATGACAGCTGAAACACGAAGTGACTATTAACAACTACGCCGTTGTTGCTTGTCGCTGATCTTCAGGAGTCAGTGCCTACTGTTATAAGTTGATGAATAGTCGGTTGTTGTAGTTTATATTAAGTAAACTGGGAGTGTATTCCTTTCACCTCGTCCCTAAGAAGTAGTTGGATTTCGGATTCATGGCTGCACGCATCCAATGTAGGAATCAACCTCAAATGCGGATAGAAACCCTGTGTTTATTCCGTCTTGTTCAATTCCCATCTCTAAAAAAAACGAAAAGCATTTCAAGAGTAGGGAGACCTGGCGGTTCTTAGTGCCGA
This sequence is a window from Aspergillus nidulans FGSC A4 chromosome IV. Protein-coding genes within it:
- a CDS encoding AN1-type zinc finger protein (transcript_id=CADANIAT00000437), with translation MSPISVGRGSGASESFTQLADADLESIGRHCEYSYCNQLDFLPFRCMSCRGTFCLDHRTETAHRCPNEGEWARRRDGSASATSTPTQKPTIYNSDQCAHVSCKTLINTLKDPGVKCPECKREYCLRHRLKEEHDCAKIAPRSGTGGAATPNETVRSMFAKVRLWGKDKSQAAAAAAAAARPKPKANSPAARMVAVNAMKKAAKGDASVPADKRIYLHVVGTSETQGTDPPNGDFWFDSRWKVGRILDDAARRLGVENLNNRVGEEARLRIFHVESGDFLEFSDTLGGGKVKTGDTIVMLRGAGVILGK
- the lap1 gene encoding putative aminopeptidase lap1 (transcript_id=CADANIAT00000438), which gives rise to MKLSTALVLGATATGAWSYAIPQLEQEVLELPETHYEQQEKYLIELSPYQTRWVTEEEKWALKLDGVNFIDITEDRNYGLFPTLDAGSYVNYPQKMGYVDTVKGLIAGLSMDNMRKDLENFTSFHTRYYKSSSGVESAQWLYDQVSKVVRDSGADKFGATVQKFDHSWGQFSIIARIPGLSKKTVVLGAHQDSINLFLPSFLGAPGADDDGSGTVTILEALRGLLKSDIVAHGQSPNTIEFHWYSAEEGGMLGSQAIFSKYKKNQADVKAMLQQDMTGYVQGTKHAGQKESIGVMTDFVDPALTSFLKNTIVTYCAIPFVETKCGYACSDHTSASKYGYPSAMATESTMENSNKHIHTTDDKISYLSFDHMLEHAKLTLGFAYELAFAAL